The Amblyraja radiata isolate CabotCenter1 chromosome 1, sAmbRad1.1.pri, whole genome shotgun sequence genome contains a region encoding:
- the anxa5 gene encoding annexin A5 yields the protein MASTGKGSRGVIKDYPNFDASQDAELLRKAMKGLGTDESAIISIITTRSSTQRLKISLQYKTLFGRDLVEDLKSELGGKFENVIVGLMKTPLQYSVSELHNALKGAGTDETCLIEILASRTNQELRAIFQAYKEEYDKDLEECIISDTSGHFQRILIILLQARRDESTTYTEAEVKKDAQELFQAGELKCGTDESMFLSIVGSKSVHHLRQVFTEYMKISGYQIEESISSETSGNLRSALLAVVKCIRSVPEYFAETLYYAMKGSGTNDETLVRVIISRSEVDLMDIRKAFYDNYGKTLQSMIKSDTSGDYRNVLLSLCGSEDN from the exons GGTTCACGAGGAGTTATTAAAGACTATCCAAACTTTGATGCAAGCCAAGATGCTGAACTGCTCAGAAAAGCCATGAAAGGACTGG GTACTGATGAAAGTGCTATTATTAGCATCATAACTACCAGGAGCAGCACTCAACGTTTAAAAATCTCTCTTCAATACAAAACTCTCTTTGGCAGG GATCTCGTTGAGGACCTAAAGTCTGAATTGGGTGGGAAGTTTGAAAATGTGATTGTTGGACTCATGAAGACCCCTCTGCAGTACAGCGTCTCTGAATTGCACAATGCCCTGAAG GGTGCTGGAACAGATGAAACATGCTTGATAGAAATTCTTGCCTCAAGAACCAACCAGGAACTTAGAGCGATCTTTCAGGCTTATAAGGAAG AATATGACAAAGATTTGGAAGAATGTATTATCAGTGACACTTCTGGACATTTCCAAAGGATTTTGATTATTTTGCTACAG GCCAGAAGGGATGAGAGCACAACATACACTGAAGCTGaagttaaaaaagatgctcag GAACTGTTTCAAGCTGGAGAACTGAAATGTGGTACTGATGAGTCAATGTTTCTCTCCATCGTAGGGAGCAAGAGTGTTCATCATCTTCGTCAAG TTTTTACAGAGTATATGAAAATCTCAGGCTACCAAATAGAAGAAAGCATTTCTTCTGAGACATCTGGAAATCTGAGGAGTGCTTTGCTAGCAGTTG tCAAGTGTATAAGAAGTGTTCCTGAGTATTTTGCTGAAACACTCTACTATGCCATGAAG GGAAGTGGCACCAATGATGAAACACTCGTCAGGGTTATAATTTCAAGGAGTGAAGTTGACCTGATGGATATTCGTAAGGCATTCTATGACAACTATGGAAAAACTCTCCAGAGTATGATCAAG AGTGACACGTCGGGTGATTACAGAAATGTCCTTCTAAGCTTGTGCGGCAGTGAAGATAATTAA